A window of the Mus musculus strain C57BL/6J chromosome 18, GRCm38.p6 C57BL/6J genome harbors these coding sequences:
- the Srfbp1 gene encoding serum response factor-binding protein 1: MAADPLPPSAMVQPGTLNLNNEVVKMRKEVKRIRVLVIRKLVRSVGRLKSKKGTEDALLKNQRRAQRLLEEIHAMKELKPDVVTKSALSDDINFEKTCKKPDSTATDRAVARLAGHPLLKKKIDVLKDAVQAFKDARQSAPAAESSESTSGEGRCKDIARSKDDARESQHPERTVVREQKAKDTNTAAKNAASGSKEKLAKTEQAPRAGTTPGSQGRPSGKGAGVNSEHQGAPAPGDSNQGKASTKTPEDSVCEPANNGVSEEEESEGEKEYFDDSTEERFYKQSSASEDSDSGDDFFIGKVRRTRKKESGVHSSAKELKPLPKVPSKTSTLETPWDVRNDKHRPIPEARKFESVFFHSLAGPKSSRRDPREQAPKNKAPDFPENEPPVKKQFTKSAYRGFESVKQTMQAPLHPSWEASRRRKEQQSKIAVFQGKKITFDD, encoded by the exons GTTGTAAAGATGAGAAAAGAAGTGAAGCGAATCCGAGTTCTGGTCATCCGAAAACTTGTCAGGAGTGTCGGCAGACTGAAGTCCAAAAA GGGCACAGAAGATGCACTGTTGAAAAACCAAAGGCGAGCCCAAAGGTTGCTTGAGGAGATCCATGCCATGAAG GAATTGAAACCTGATGTTGTAACTAAATCTGCTCTTAGTGATGATATCAACTTTGAAAAAACTTGCAAAAAG CCGGATTCTACCGCGACCGACAGAGCGGTTGCCAGATTAGCAGGTCACCCGCTTCTGAAGAAGAAAATTGATGTGCTAAAAG ATGCTGTCCAGGCCTTCAAAGATGCAAGGCAGAGTGCTCCAGCGGCCGAATCATCTGAGAGTACTTCAGGAGAAGGCCGGTGTAAGGACATTGCAAGGTCAAAGGATGATGCACGTGAGTCACAGCATCCTGAGAGAACTGTTGTCAGGGAGcagaaggcaaaggacaccaacaCGGCAGCAAAGAATGCAGCAAGTGGTTCAAAAGAAAAACTGGCCAAGACAGAGCAGGCACCCAGAGCAGGGACCACTCCAGGGTCTCAGGGGAGGCCTTCAGGAAAGGGTGCTGGGGTTAACTCTGAACACCAGGGGGCCCCAGCCCCAGGGGACAGCAACCAGGGGAAAGCCTCAACCAAAACCCCGGAGGACAGCGTGTGTGAACCTGCTAATAACGGTGTCAGTGAGGAAGAGGAGAGCGAGGGGGAAAAGGAGTATTTTGATGACAGCACTGAAGAACGGTTCTACAAACAGTCTTCTGCATCTGAGGACAGCGACAGTGGTGACGACTTCTTCATTGGAAAAGTCAGACGGACTCGAAAGAAGGAATCTGGTGTCCATTCCTCGGCCAAGGAACTGAAGCCCCTCCCAAAGGTACCATCTAAAACAAGTACACTTGAAACCCCCTGGGATGTAAGAAACGATAAACACAGGCCAATTCCAGAAGCCAGGAAGTTCGAATCCGTGTTTTTCCACTCGTTGGCTGGACCTAAAAGCTCCAGAAG ggaTCCCAGAGAACAGGCCCCAAAGAATAAAGCCCCAG ATTTTCCAGAAAATGAACCCCCAGTCAAGAAGCAGTTTACAAAGAGTGCATACAGAGGCTTTGAGAGTGTGAAGCAGACGATGCAGGCACCTCTGCATCCGTCCTGGGAAGCGAGCAGGAGGCGGAAGGAGCAGCAGTCCAAAATCGCTGtgtttcaggggaaaaaaattacatttgatGATTGA